One window of the Melanotaenia boesemani isolate fMelBoe1 chromosome 14, fMelBoe1.pri, whole genome shotgun sequence genome contains the following:
- the eef1db gene encoding eukaryotic translation elongation factor 1 delta b (guanine nucleotide exchange protein) isoform X2: protein MSKKISQFSVEDPLEPDQADQSTKAAPTGRKKSEPGQRNGETASSSPESGSLNGDGKRSGKSRRRKKRSSNPESHPEGKADVKNEDKPDKQMSQPPDQCATLVGLQSECANVWFERSVYERAESLYQCWLMSSSNISSPQSSGKCSNTPSTLAPSSSGLACHHGDQVACHHVEQAVWVNKTTFDQAERRFIESMQPSIPNSLDLPPLPNRSVSSTTPDEGYQSLAPTPATPILPESAVTPTAQQSINGLPCIPVELVRDVWLDKPLYDRAEAAFYQTLYGNNSSKRSSCTSTSRGSDHPQSLVEEEEEEEEDEEVVVEEKRVVPQGKVEIFHALHPIQEEEEPVEIPEGEEASGTSYFLHPDSERVWLDKWRYDAAESRFCGSGAAKACAVKKDQRQEAPSVASKAPRRDKKMSMVDFLAQEKIWFDKPRYDEAERLFYERMNGSPQNAQDAGANTILQDIARARENIQKSLAGSASSNNAADQGELVSRIKSLELENQSLHKVVEDLRSALSKLECRVAVLEKSPASVAPAPSLAPAPSVRYTNVRLYLLLYVQTHSC from the exons ATGTCCAAGAAGATTTCCCAGTTCTCCGTAGAGGATCCTTTGGAGCCCGATCAGGCGGATCAGTCCACAAAAGCAGCACCGACTGGTAGGAAAAAGTCTGAACCGGGCCAGAGAAACGGAGAGACTGCATCCTCATCTCCAGAGAGTGGCAGCTTGAATGGAGATGGAAAACGCAGTGGGAAAAGCCGGCGCCGCAAGAAACGGTCATCTAATCCTGAGAGCCACCCAGAGGGGAAGGCTGACGTCAAGAATGAAGACAAACCAGACAAACAGATGAGCCAGCCACCTGACCAGTGCGCCACCTTGGTCGGTTTACAGTCGGAGTGCGCTAATGTGTGGTTTGAACGCAGCGTCTATGAGCGAGCAGAGAGCCTCTACCAGTGCTGGCTAATGAGCTCCTCTAACATAAGCTCACCTCAGTCCTCAGGCAAATGCTCAAACACTCCATCCACCCTGGCTCCATCTTCCTCAGGACTGGCATGTCACCATGGTGATCAGGTTGCTTGCCATCATGTCGAACAGGCTGTGTGGGTCAACAAGACAACTTTCGACCAAGCAGAACGCCGCTTCATTGAATCCATGCAGCCTTCCATCCCAAACTCTCTGGACCTCCCGCCACTGCCCAATCGCTCTGTTTCATCCACAACACCTGATGAAGGATATCAGTCTCTAGCCCCAACTCCTGCAACGCCCATCCTCCCAGAATCAGCCGTCACACCGACTGCACAGCAGTCGATAAATGGGCTGCCTTGCATCCCAGTGGAGCTGGTGAGAGACGTCTGGCTGGACAAGCCACTGTATGACCGCGCTGAAGCAGCCTTTTACCAAACTCTGTATGGTAACAATTCCTCTAAGAGATCTAGCTGCACCTCCACCTCCAGAGGTAGCGACCACCCTCAAAGCCTtgtggaagaagaggaggaagaggaggaagatgaggaagtgGTGGTAGAGGAAAAACGGGTGGTTCCCCAGGGTAAGGTAGAAATCTTCCATGCTCTGCACCCGATCCAAGAGGAAGAGGAACCAGTGGAGATTCCAGAGGGAGAAGAAGCGTCAGGAACCAGCTATTTCCTCCACCCGGACAGCGAGCGGGTGTGGCTGGACAAGTGGCGATACGATGCTGCAGAAAGTCGTTTCTGTGGCTCCGGTGCAGCTAAAGCATGTGCGGTGAAGAAGGACCAGAGGCAGGAAGCACCATCAGTTGCCTCCAAGGCCCCACGAAGGGACAA AAAAATGAGCATGGTGGACTTTCTGGCCCAGGAAAAGATCTGGTTTGACAAACCTCGTTATGATGAGGCTGAAAGACTCTTCTATGAGCGCATGAATGGCTCGCCACAAAACGCACAG GATGCTGGAGCGAACACCATCCTGCAAGACATTGCTCGGGCTCGGGAGAACATCCAGAAATCCTTAGCAGGA AGCGCTAGCAGCAACAATGCAGCAGATCAAGGAGAACTAGTGTCTCGCATCAAGAGCCTGGAGCTGGAGAACCAGAGTTTACACAAAG TGGTTGAGGACTTGCGGTCAGCGCTCTCCAAACTTGAATGTCGGGTGGCTGTTTTAGAGAAAAGTCCTGCATCAGTGGCCCCAGCTCCATCTCTGGCTCCAGCTCCCTCAGTTCGCTACACAAATGTAAGGTTATATCTGCTTTTGTATGTTCAGACGCATTCGTGTT aa
- the eef1db gene encoding eukaryotic translation elongation factor 1 delta b (guanine nucleotide exchange protein) isoform X3 produces MSMVDFLAQEKIWFDKPRYDEAERLFYERMNGSPQNAQDAGANTILQDIARARENIQKSLAGSASSNNAADQGELVSRIKSLELENQSLHKVVEDLRSALSKLECRVAVLEKSPASVAPAPSLAPAPSVRYTNGTTVQQKTSAPVKEDEDDDDDDIDLFGSDEDEEAEKLKEQRLKEYAERKAKKPAIIAKSSILLDVKPWDDETDMAKLEECVRSVQADGLLWGMSKLVPVGYGIKKLQIACVVEDDKVGTDLLEEEITKFEDYVQSVDVAAFNKI; encoded by the exons ATGAGCATGGTGGACTTTCTGGCCCAGGAAAAGATCTGGTTTGACAAACCTCGTTATGATGAGGCTGAAAGACTCTTCTATGAGCGCATGAATGGCTCGCCACAAAACGCACAG GATGCTGGAGCGAACACCATCCTGCAAGACATTGCTCGGGCTCGGGAGAACATCCAGAAATCCTTAGCAGGA AGCGCTAGCAGCAACAATGCAGCAGATCAAGGAGAACTAGTGTCTCGCATCAAGAGCCTGGAGCTGGAGAACCAGAGTTTACACAAAG TGGTTGAGGACTTGCGGTCAGCGCTCTCCAAACTTGAATGTCGGGTGGCTGTTTTAGAGAAAAGTCCTGCATCAGTGGCCCCAGCTCCATCTCTGGCTCCAGCTCCCTCAGTTCGCTACACAAAT GGCACAACGGTCCAACAGAAGACCAGCGCTCCAGTtaaagaggatgaagatgacgatgatgatgatattgaCCTGTTTGgtagtgatgaagatgaagaggcAGAGAAACTAAAAGAGCAGAGGCTGAAAGAGTATGCAGAGAGGAAAGCCAAGAAGCCCGCCATCATCGCCAAGTCCTCCATCTTATTGGATGTTAAACCA TGGGATGATGAAACAGACATGGCGAAGCTGGAGGAGTGTGTGCGCTCGGTGCAGGCTGATGGTCTGTTATGGGGAATGTCCAAACTGGTTCCTGTAGGTTACGGCATCAAGAAACTCCAGATTGCATGTGTGGTGGAGGACGACAAGGTGGGAACAGACctgctggaggaggagatcaCCAAGTTTGAAGACTAT GTTCAGAGTGTTGACGTAGCAGCATTCAACAAGATCTGA
- the eef1db gene encoding eukaryotic translation elongation factor 1 delta b (guanine nucleotide exchange protein) isoform X1, with protein MSKKISQFSVEDPLEPDQADQSTKAAPTGRKKSEPGQRNGETASSSPESGSLNGDGKRSGKSRRRKKRSSNPESHPEGKADVKNEDKPDKQMSQPPDQCATLVGLQSECANVWFERSVYERAESLYQCWLMSSSNISSPQSSGKCSNTPSTLAPSSSGLACHHGDQVACHHVEQAVWVNKTTFDQAERRFIESMQPSIPNSLDLPPLPNRSVSSTTPDEGYQSLAPTPATPILPESAVTPTAQQSINGLPCIPVELVRDVWLDKPLYDRAEAAFYQTLYGNNSSKRSSCTSTSRGSDHPQSLVEEEEEEEEDEEVVVEEKRVVPQGKVEIFHALHPIQEEEEPVEIPEGEEASGTSYFLHPDSERVWLDKWRYDAAESRFCGSGAAKACAVKKDQRQEAPSVASKAPRRDKKMSMVDFLAQEKIWFDKPRYDEAERLFYERMNGSPQNAQDAGANTILQDIARARENIQKSLAGSASSNNAADQGELVSRIKSLELENQSLHKVVEDLRSALSKLECRVAVLEKSPASVAPAPSLAPAPSVRYTNGTTVQQKTSAPVKEDEDDDDDDIDLFGSDEDEEAEKLKEQRLKEYAERKAKKPAIIAKSSILLDVKPWDDETDMAKLEECVRSVQADGLLWGMSKLVPVGYGIKKLQIACVVEDDKVGTDLLEEEITKFEDYVQSVDVAAFNKI; from the exons ATGTCCAAGAAGATTTCCCAGTTCTCCGTAGAGGATCCTTTGGAGCCCGATCAGGCGGATCAGTCCACAAAAGCAGCACCGACTGGTAGGAAAAAGTCTGAACCGGGCCAGAGAAACGGAGAGACTGCATCCTCATCTCCAGAGAGTGGCAGCTTGAATGGAGATGGAAAACGCAGTGGGAAAAGCCGGCGCCGCAAGAAACGGTCATCTAATCCTGAGAGCCACCCAGAGGGGAAGGCTGACGTCAAGAATGAAGACAAACCAGACAAACAGATGAGCCAGCCACCTGACCAGTGCGCCACCTTGGTCGGTTTACAGTCGGAGTGCGCTAATGTGTGGTTTGAACGCAGCGTCTATGAGCGAGCAGAGAGCCTCTACCAGTGCTGGCTAATGAGCTCCTCTAACATAAGCTCACCTCAGTCCTCAGGCAAATGCTCAAACACTCCATCCACCCTGGCTCCATCTTCCTCAGGACTGGCATGTCACCATGGTGATCAGGTTGCTTGCCATCATGTCGAACAGGCTGTGTGGGTCAACAAGACAACTTTCGACCAAGCAGAACGCCGCTTCATTGAATCCATGCAGCCTTCCATCCCAAACTCTCTGGACCTCCCGCCACTGCCCAATCGCTCTGTTTCATCCACAACACCTGATGAAGGATATCAGTCTCTAGCCCCAACTCCTGCAACGCCCATCCTCCCAGAATCAGCCGTCACACCGACTGCACAGCAGTCGATAAATGGGCTGCCTTGCATCCCAGTGGAGCTGGTGAGAGACGTCTGGCTGGACAAGCCACTGTATGACCGCGCTGAAGCAGCCTTTTACCAAACTCTGTATGGTAACAATTCCTCTAAGAGATCTAGCTGCACCTCCACCTCCAGAGGTAGCGACCACCCTCAAAGCCTtgtggaagaagaggaggaagaggaggaagatgaggaagtgGTGGTAGAGGAAAAACGGGTGGTTCCCCAGGGTAAGGTAGAAATCTTCCATGCTCTGCACCCGATCCAAGAGGAAGAGGAACCAGTGGAGATTCCAGAGGGAGAAGAAGCGTCAGGAACCAGCTATTTCCTCCACCCGGACAGCGAGCGGGTGTGGCTGGACAAGTGGCGATACGATGCTGCAGAAAGTCGTTTCTGTGGCTCCGGTGCAGCTAAAGCATGTGCGGTGAAGAAGGACCAGAGGCAGGAAGCACCATCAGTTGCCTCCAAGGCCCCACGAAGGGACAA AAAAATGAGCATGGTGGACTTTCTGGCCCAGGAAAAGATCTGGTTTGACAAACCTCGTTATGATGAGGCTGAAAGACTCTTCTATGAGCGCATGAATGGCTCGCCACAAAACGCACAG GATGCTGGAGCGAACACCATCCTGCAAGACATTGCTCGGGCTCGGGAGAACATCCAGAAATCCTTAGCAGGA AGCGCTAGCAGCAACAATGCAGCAGATCAAGGAGAACTAGTGTCTCGCATCAAGAGCCTGGAGCTGGAGAACCAGAGTTTACACAAAG TGGTTGAGGACTTGCGGTCAGCGCTCTCCAAACTTGAATGTCGGGTGGCTGTTTTAGAGAAAAGTCCTGCATCAGTGGCCCCAGCTCCATCTCTGGCTCCAGCTCCCTCAGTTCGCTACACAAAT GGCACAACGGTCCAACAGAAGACCAGCGCTCCAGTtaaagaggatgaagatgacgatgatgatgatattgaCCTGTTTGgtagtgatgaagatgaagaggcAGAGAAACTAAAAGAGCAGAGGCTGAAAGAGTATGCAGAGAGGAAAGCCAAGAAGCCCGCCATCATCGCCAAGTCCTCCATCTTATTGGATGTTAAACCA TGGGATGATGAAACAGACATGGCGAAGCTGGAGGAGTGTGTGCGCTCGGTGCAGGCTGATGGTCTGTTATGGGGAATGTCCAAACTGGTTCCTGTAGGTTACGGCATCAAGAAACTCCAGATTGCATGTGTGGTGGAGGACGACAAGGTGGGAACAGACctgctggaggaggagatcaCCAAGTTTGAAGACTAT GTTCAGAGTGTTGACGTAGCAGCATTCAACAAGATCTGA